CTTCGGGCATGTCGATTGATTTTGCCTACGACGGCACCTTGTATATGCGCGATGCCCTGAAAGAAATTTTCTCCACCCTGACGGAAACCGTGATCTTGGTGGGGCTGGTGGTGCTTATGCTGATGGGCTCCTTCAGAAGCGCCCTGGTGCCCCTGGTGACTATTCCTATTTCCATTTTAGGGGCGGTAGCCGCCATGTCGGCCATGGGCTTTTCCCTGAATCTGTTGACCGTGCTGGCCATAGTCCTGTCCGTCGGCCTGGTGGTGGATGACGCCATAGTGGTGGTGGAAAATGTCGCCCGCTTTATGCGCCAGGGCATGTCACGGACCCGGGCGGCCCTGCTGAGCTCGCGCCAGCTGCTGGTGCCCATTATTGCCATGACCCTGACGCTGGCGGCCGTTTATGCGCCGATAGGTTTCCTGTCCGGTTTAACCGGGGTGTTGTTTAAGGAGTTTGCCTTTACTCTGGCGATTGCCGTGATTATTTCCGGGATAGTGGCCATTACCCTGTCGCCGATCATGAGTGCTTATGTGTCTCCCAGGGGCGGTGAAGAAGGCTGGTTAACCGCTAAGGTCAACGGTATTTTTGACCGGGTGCAGCGCAGGTATGCCGAGGTACTGGCGCGGGCATTCCACTGGCAGGGGCAGATTTTCCTGGTGGCCCTGGTGGTTTCCCTGCTGGTGATCCCTTTTTATCTGTTTTCCGCCAAAGAGCTGGCGCCGATTGAAGATCAAAGCAGCATCAATGTCGTAGTGCAGGCGCCGCCCGAGTCGTCCCTGAGCTACAATGTCGGCGAAATGCAGCAGGTGGTTGCCGATCTGCTGCAGGTGGAAGGCGGTACCCATATGTGGCAGATCGTCCAGACTTCCGGCGGCTTCGGCGGGCTGGAGCTGGTGTCCAGCGACGAGCGGGATTTCAGGCCGCAGCAAAAACTGCCGGAAGTGTATGGCCGCTTATCCGGTATTGCCGGCTTGGATTTGTTGCCTATTTTGCCGGGATCTTTGCCGACGGCGGGACAGTTTGAGATAGAGCTGGTGGTGAAATCCAGCGATCCCTACGACAAAATGAAAGTGTATGCCGACCAGCTGGTGGGGGCCGCTTTCCAAAGCGGTAAGTTTTTGTTTGCCGATACCGATCTGAAAATCGACTTGCCGCAGCTGGAGCTGAAGCTTAACCGGGAAAAAATCGCCGATCTCGGCATGAATATCTCGGCGGTAAGCGACCAGCTGGGCATTCTGTTGTCCAGCAATTATGTCAACCGTTTCGATGCCAACGGCAAGGCCTACCGGGTGATCCCTATCGTCGGCGACGAGGTGCGCAGCAAACCGGAAACCATTTTGGATCTGACCCTCAAATTGCCCGACGGCGAACTGATCCCGGTTTCCGCTATTGCCGAGCTTAACTGGCAGACGGGGCCGAGGAAACTCGGCACTTTCGGGCAGCAGAAGTCGTTCCGCGTATACGGCGGCGTACTGCCCGGCACCACCAAGGAAGAAGCGCTGTCAACCCTGGAAGCCGCGGCGGCGGAGATTCTGCCGCCTTCCTACAGCCTGGATTATGCCGGCGAGTCGCGCCAGTTGAGGAAAGAAGGCAATACCCTGCTGGCGGTGCTGGCGGTTTCCCTGCTGATCGTATACCTGGTGCTGGCGGTGCAGTTCAACAGCTTTCGGGATCCTTTGGTGGTACTGCTGGGTTGTGTGCCGCTGGCCTTATCCGGCGCCCTGCTGTTGCCTTATATCGAGCTGACCACCATCAATATCTATTCCCAAATAGGTTTGATCACTTTGATCGGCCTGATTGCGAAAAACGGTATCCTGATCGTGGAATTTGCCAACCATATGCAGGAACAGGGCATGGATAAGCTGGCGGCGGTGACCGAGGCGGCCACCACGCGTCTGCGTCCTATCCTGATGACCACGGCTGCCACTGTGCTCGGCCACTTCCCCCTGGTGCTGGTAACCGGCGCCGGCGCCGAAGCCCGCAACAGCATAGGCATTATTCTGGTGGCGGGTATGCTGATCGGCACTATGTTTACCCTGTTCGTACTGCCGGCGTTTTATCTGTGGCTGGCAACAAGTCGGGATACGGACAAGGCAGCAGACGTGAGTCTAACGCCGGAAATGGCCGCCTAGTCGGAGGAAAGCGCCTGTTCGGCGGCAGCCTTAAATTGCGGTAATTGTGCCAATACCGAAGCTGACAGGCCTGTGGTGGATAGGTCTGGGCTGGACAGGCCAGAGGTGGACAGGGCCGTTGCCGCTACTTCGCTATTGCTGCCTGCTGCTGTCTGGTCGGTTTCACTGCCCAGTACTGAGTCGGTAATGCCGTCGAAAAGTCCCTGGTAGTCAAAATCAATCACGGTGCTGTTAATGGAGTTGCCTGTGATGCCTTCCAGGGTCAGATCTGCCGCCGAGACCGCCAGTCCCACCGGGCCGCCGTAAAGAAAGCCGCCGGTTAATTTGGCTACGGCACTCATGTCCTGCTCGGTGACCTGCTGGTAGATACCCGAGACCACAGGGATATGTTGCAGTATATTGACGGAGTCGAAGGCATCGGTTAATTCCAGGCCGTTATCGCCAAAGGAAAATTCGGCGATGCTATCCAGCATAGAAGTTTCGCCGCCGGTCCCGGCAATTTGCTCAGCGGCGGCAGCTGCGCCGGTTTTGCCGTTAGTTTCTGCCTGCCTGGTTTTGCCGCTGAACAGGCTGGCCTGCAGAGAAGACAATAAAGCCCCCTGCAAAGCGTCCAGTGAACCGGCTGAAGTGATATTGTCCGTATCCAGGCCTTGGCTGTCGGTGAAGTTCAGCCCCAGGGTCGACAATATCTGCTGCTGGATGCCGGCATTCATATCCGGCGTTTGCGTTTTTTCCGTTACCTGTTGTTCTGCCGGCGGGGGATTGCCGTTATCTGCCTCTTGCCTGGCCGCTGCCGCCGCGGTTCTGACGGCAACGCCGGCAGCAATTTTTTTCGCATGTTCGGCATTGTTAGCCATGGCGGGATCGCTTGAGATTAGCGGTGTTGCATTGTTTTTTGCTGTTGCACCGGTTTTTGGCGATGCAGCTGCTACCGGATCGTCTGTCAGCCGGGAGAGAAGCGTATTGAATCCCTGCCCCAGGTCCGTGAGTCCGCCTACGGCCCGGTCGGTAACCTGTTCTAACTGGTTTAACCCCCTGTCCAGCATAGAGCTGGTTGCTGGGGCTGAAGCTGGCTGGTTGGCTATTTTCACTCTACCTCCCGGGCACTAAACCTGGTGCTGTGCTTAATTAAGGTTATAGCAATATTGTTAGTTATATCAGTGACCTGTCAACCAAGGTTACACTCGATTACACCTTTGACACTTGTTTACCCGGTTATAACAAAAGGCTACAGAAGTTCAGGAAAGCGGCTGCCATAATCAAATGTAAACTTCGCCCGAGCTGAAA
This genomic window from Thalassomonas viridans contains:
- a CDS encoding efflux RND transporter permease subunit gives rise to the protein MHQVNQPGQEKTSVMDIFVHRPVVALVLSIVICLAGLWAVTKIPVLQFPKIESSSLVISTNYTGASASVVQGFVSEPIERVAASVPGVEYVDSVTNSGHSTVTAWLKLNENSTHALAELNARLSQIRFELPPGAEDPVVSVSRTDRPFAVFYLNVHAKDISRSELTDYLTRQVNPIINGIEGVQRVGVEGARTPAMRVWLDADRLSVFNLSAEEVYNALAANNTIATLGYSENNRQRIDIIANSQLSKVSEFERLVVKKVDDAVVYLKDVAKVELGAEEASVTARLDREDTVYISVWPLPGANEIAIGDRLYKVLDEVNASLPSGMSIDFAYDGTLYMRDALKEIFSTLTETVILVGLVVLMLMGSFRSALVPLVTIPISILGAVAAMSAMGFSLNLLTVLAIVLSVGLVVDDAIVVVENVARFMRQGMSRTRAALLSSRQLLVPIIAMTLTLAAVYAPIGFLSGLTGVLFKEFAFTLAIAVIISGIVAITLSPIMSAYVSPRGGEEGWLTAKVNGIFDRVQRRYAEVLARAFHWQGQIFLVALVVSLLVIPFYLFSAKELAPIEDQSSINVVVQAPPESSLSYNVGEMQQVVADLLQVEGGTHMWQIVQTSGGFGGLELVSSDERDFRPQQKLPEVYGRLSGIAGLDLLPILPGSLPTAGQFEIELVVKSSDPYDKMKVYADQLVGAAFQSGKFLFADTDLKIDLPQLELKLNREKIADLGMNISAVSDQLGILLSSNYVNRFDANGKAYRVIPIVGDEVRSKPETILDLTLKLPDGELIPVSAIAELNWQTGPRKLGTFGQQKSFRVYGGVLPGTTKEEALSTLEAAAAEILPPSYSLDYAGESRQLRKEGNTLLAVLAVSLLIVYLVLAVQFNSFRDPLVVLLGCVPLALSGALLLPYIELTTINIYSQIGLITLIGLIAKNGILIVEFANHMQEQGMDKLAAVTEAATTRLRPILMTTAATVLGHFPLVLVTGAGAEARNSIGIILVAGMLIGTMFTLFVLPAFYLWLATSRDTDKAADVSLTPEMAA